A part of Methanomicrobia archaeon genomic DNA contains:
- a CDS encoding MBL fold metallo-hydrolase yields MRLSIVYDNEALEGFISDWGFSCLIESGEWKILFDTGASSEILTHNLQRLGIAKEEIAIIALSHKHWDHVGGLEAVFHPGVAVCLPSSLPLGLKKYVAKKAARIVEVTEPKEIVPGVYTTGDFGTPVKEQSLVLETRGGEGVVVVTGCAHPGLANILEAAKAFGPLYGVIGGFHGFNTLDVLQGLKLIMPCHFTRRKKEIAEMYPEATVGCGAGTVIEI; encoded by the coding sequence GTGAGACTGAGCATAGTCTATGATAATGAGGCGCTGGAAGGGTTCATAAGCGACTGGGGATTCTCCTGTTTGATCGAATCTGGTGAGTGGAAGATACTGTTTGATACCGGCGCGTCAAGCGAGATATTGACGCACAACCTGCAGCGCCTGGGAATAGCGAAAGAGGAGATTGCAATTATTGCGCTCTCACACAAGCATTGGGACCACGTTGGCGGCCTTGAAGCAGTCTTCCATCCCGGCGTTGCCGTCTGCCTGCCCAGCTCTTTACCACTCGGGTTGAAGAAATACGTAGCGAAGAAGGCGGCGCGAATTGTTGAAGTTACAGAGCCGAAAGAGATCGTTCCGGGCGTTTATACCACGGGCGATTTTGGCACACCGGTCAAGGAACAGTCATTGGTCTTGGAAACGAGAGGCGGCGAAGGCGTGGTGGTGGTAACCGGCTGCGCGCATCCGGGGTTGGCGAATATTTTAGAGGCAGCGAAGGCTTTCGGACCGCTTTACGGTGTAATTGGCGGTTTCCACGGGTTTAATACGCTGGACGTGTTGCAGGGCTTGAAATTGATAATGCCCTGTCATTTCACGAGACGTAAGAAGGAGATAGCCGAAATGTACCCGGAGGCGACAGTTGGGTGCGGAGCGGGAACGGTGATCGAGATCTAA